A part of Ignavibacteria bacterium genomic DNA contains:
- a CDS encoding DEAD/DEAH box helicase family protein, producing the protein MKFEISKDYSKIVLKESTREEFNNLKKWLNPYVKGYRFMPRFKLTNWDGKFDYFNNGIIDFGLWQECYNCCKEYGYPFNVINKEIFPRDNNITLEDVTNFTKEFFKDHKLKGKPFVPYEHQIDAVFKMLKHRYGTIEVATSGGKSLIFSIMVFYILKKKPDAKILLIVPSISLVTQFYDDMIDYNLGFNKENKNPVDLNIQEIMSDKPRKVRDGKEPNVYIGTYQSLINWGTAQLEPNFFKQFNVVMVDECHTAKAATLTTILRRTFGHAHYRLGMSGTYPMNGTSEWMAIESVTGPKLITVKAKELMNKGLISNVKIKCLILQYDDKSFAESVYTIKKYGDGKRAYELEKEYAQNSDKRKIFLSKLVGKFKNNSLVLFHNIDYGTELYNFFRSNVLDKDFYYIDGQTSSEKREYIKKQMEITDGKPKVLVASFGTLSTGVSIKALKNIIFADSFKSARIVLQSIGRALRLHKDKEGDKAIIFDIVDQFHSSYKTILYKHYISRRDELYKKQEYPFDELKIVI; encoded by the coding sequence TTGAAATTTGAGATTAGTAAAGATTACAGTAAAATTGTTCTTAAAGAATCTACTAGAGAAGAATTTAACAATTTAAAAAAATGGCTTAATCCTTATGTAAAAGGATATCGTTTCATGCCTCGTTTCAAACTTACAAATTGGGACGGTAAGTTTGATTATTTTAATAATGGTATTATAGATTTTGGTTTATGGCAAGAATGTTATAATTGCTGTAAAGAATATGGCTATCCTTTTAATGTTATCAATAAAGAAATTTTTCCAAGAGACAATAATATAACCTTGGAAGATGTAACAAATTTTACAAAAGAATTTTTTAAAGATCACAAACTAAAAGGTAAACCGTTTGTACCTTATGAACATCAAATTGATGCAGTATTTAAAATGTTGAAACACAGATATGGTACAATCGAGGTTGCAACTTCTGGTGGTAAATCACTCATATTTTCTATAATGGTTTTTTACATACTTAAAAAGAAACCTGATGCAAAAATTTTATTAATAGTTCCATCTATATCACTTGTAACACAATTTTACGATGATATGATAGATTATAATTTAGGATTTAATAAAGAAAATAAAAATCCTGTTGATTTGAATATTCAAGAAATCATGTCTGATAAACCAAGAAAAGTTAGAGATGGAAAAGAACCAAACGTATATATAGGAACTTATCAATCATTAATTAACTGGGGAACAGCACAGTTAGAACCAAATTTCTTTAAACAATTTAATGTTGTTATGGTTGATGAATGTCACACTGCGAAAGCAGCAACATTAACAACTATATTAAGAAGAACATTTGGACATGCTCATTATAGATTAGGTATGTCTGGTACATATCCTATGAATGGTACATCTGAATGGATGGCTATTGAATCTGTTACAGGTCCAAAATTGATTACAGTCAAAGCCAAAGAATTAATGAATAAAGGTTTGATTTCAAATGTCAAAATTAAATGTTTGATATTGCAGTATGATGATAAATCATTTGCGGAAAGTGTTTATACTATTAAAAAGTATGGTGATGGAAAAAGAGCATATGAGTTAGAGAAAGAATATGCACAAAATTCAGATAAACGAAAGATTTTCTTATCAAAGTTAGTTGGTAAATTCAAAAACAATTCTCTTGTTCTATTTCATAATATTGATTATGGTACGGAATTATATAATTTTTTCAGGTCAAATGTACTAGATAAAGACTTTTATTATATCGATGGTCAAACTTCTTCTGAAAAAAGAGAATATATTAAGAAACAGATGGAAATAACAGATGGTAAACCAAAAGTGTTAGTGGCATCTTTTGGAACTTTATCAACTGGTGTAAGTATCAAAGCATTAAAAAATATAATATTTGCTGATTCATTTAAATCTGCAAGAATTGTATTACAATCCATTGGTCGTGCTTTAAGATTACACAAAGACAAAGAAGGTGACAAAGCAATTATTTTTGATATTGTTGATCAATTTCACAGTTCTTATAAAACGATATTGTATAAACACTATATCTCACGAAGAGATGAATTATATAAGAAACAAGAATATCCATTTGATGAATTAAAAATAGTAATATGA